TCGGCGTTTCGTCGGGCGCCGCCTCATCGCGCGCTCGATACCCGACGTTCATTGGCGTTCCCTAGCCTTCGGGCGGCGTCACTTGCGCGCCAGTTCCTTCACCGAAGAAAGTGACGAAAATGCGAAGCCTGTTCTCGAGCATCTCTGCCGCGACGATCGCGGTTGCCATGGGGGTTGGCGGCCTGCTGCTCATCGCCCCTGCCCAGCCCGCCTCGGCGGCCGGCGCCACCTCCGACCTCAGCGTCACCTACTTCCGCGACCAGCAGCCGAACGGTCAGTACGACGAGGGCGAAGACCTGAACCCGGGCCTGCTCTACGCGCAGGACGCTGCCGGCAACTGGTACGGCACCGGCGCCGGCGACGACGGCACGTTCAACTTCGCAGACCTTCCCGCCGGCGAGTACCAGGTGTACTTCCAGCTCGCGAACCCGCGTTCTACGGCGTTCAACGTCGATGGCAATGAGCGCATGGAGGTTGTCGAGGTCCCGCGGGTGACCGATGCCACGTGGATCAACTCACGCACGGGCGAACGTTCGACCTTCTCAACGGTCGCCGGCGAGCGCTCGGTCACGACGGTGACGGTGAGCTCGGGCAGTGACATGCTGCAAGTGGGCGTCTCGATGATCTCGTCGACCGCGGTGGTGTTCACTCCCGGCTCGGAGGAGCCGACGTACGAGGCCGCGAGCATCGCGTTCATCGACGGCGCGGACGAGATCGCGTCGTACGAGAGCGCGTCGAACGGGGACTACCTGGCCGTCACGGCGCCCGGCGGGGCGACCCAGTACAACTTCCTCGAGGCTGCCATGGGTGTCGTTGTGACCCCCGTCGACGGGTACGTCGTCGAAAGCGTCACGGCGACGAACTCCGGGGGCGAGGCATTGACGGTGACCAACGCCGGCACGGGCGTCTACACGATCGCGAGGAGCGACCTGACGTCATCGTTCGACCGCGCTACGTTCACGGTCACGCTGGCCGAGGCACCGACGCCGACGCCAACGGAGACCGCGACCCCGACGGAGACGCCAACGGAGACCGCGACCCCGACGGCGACGGCTGACCCCACCGACCCCGCCGACCCCACCACGCCGACCACGCCCGGACAGGGCACCGGTGGCAACGGCACTGGCGATGACGACGGACTCGCATCGACCGATGGCGGGAACGGTCTGCTGATCGCCGCCGTTGCCGCAGCGGCGCTCACTCTCGGTGGAGCCGCCCTGCTGCTGCGTCGCCGCACCGCCTAGCGACAACGCGCTGCCACGTACGGGCGGTCGGGACGAGCATGACGCTCGGCCCGGCCGCCCGTACGTATTTGGCAGCGAATCCTCGAGGTTCAGAACAGACGGGGCGCGTGGCCAGGAGTGGTGGCACACCCACACAGCCACGACGAGCGTTGGCAGGAGCCGCCCGGATGGCTCACGGGGCGAAGCCCCCACGGCCACGACGAGCGTTGGCAGGAGGCGCCCGGATGGCTCACGGGGCGAAGCCCCCGAGTCCCCGACCACCCGCTCCGATGGGGATGCAGCAGACGCCTACGACGACAGGCCCCTGCCGGGCGGCGGGGGCCTGTCGTCGCGGCGGTGCGCCAGACGGAGCGCGTCAGTGCTTCAGGTGACCCCGGTAGTACTCGAAGGACCAGCCGATGATGCCCCACAGCACGAGCGGAGCGACGAAGAACGCGGGCCAGATGCCGACCGCCATGCCGAACATCGCGAAGCCGACCGTAGCGGCGAGCAGGATGGGCCACCAGCTCCACGGGCTGAACTGACCGAGCTCGAACTCGGCCTCGTCAACATCGGCGTCAAGCCGGTCTTCGGGCAGGATCTTCACTCGGAACGGCTTGCGCTCGAACCAGAGGTAGAACGCGATGAACCCCGAGAATACGAACAGCAGTGTGAGGGCGACCACGCCGACCCATTCGGGCTGACCCTGGTCGACCGTCGTCCAGACCGAGTACGCGATCGCGACGATGAGAAAGAAGCCTCCGATGACGAGGAGGATTCGCTCGAGCGACTTCATGGTCCCTACTTCACCTCTCCGGAGTGCTCATCGGTCACCGGCACTTGCGGCGCGTCCTTCAGCGGGCCACGCCCAACCATGACGGTCTGAAGCTCGGGGTGGTGCAGGTCAAATGCCGGTCGCTCCGACCGGATGCGCGGGATCGACGTGAAGTTGTGCCGCGGCGGGGGGCAGCTCGTCGCCCACTCAAGCGAGGCTCCGTAACCCCAGGGGTCGTCGACCTCGACCTTGGGCGCTTTGACGGCCGTCACAAGCAGGTTGAGGAAGAACGGAATCATCGAGATGGCCAGCACGATCGCCCCGAGCGACGAAAGCTGGTTCATCCACGTCAAATCGTCCTCCGGCTGGTACGTGGAGTAGCGCCGAGGCATGCCCATGACGCCAAGCCAGTGCTGGATGAGGAAGGTCATGTGGAAACCGACGAACAGCAACCAGAAATGGATCTTGCCGAGCCGCTCGTTGAGCATCTTGCCCGTCCACTTGGGCCACCAGAAGTAGAAGCCGGCAAACATGGCGAACACGACCGTGCCGAACACCACGTAGTGGAAGTGCGCGACAACGAAGTAGGTGTCTGACAGGTGGAAGTCGAGCACGGGAGACGCGAGGATCACACCGGTCAGACCGCCGAAGATGAACGTGACGAGGAACCCGAGCGACCATAGCATCGGCGTCTCGAACGTGATCGAACCTCGCCACATCGTGCCGATCCAGTTGAAGATCTTCACGCCAGTCGGCACCGCGATGAGCATCGTCATGAGCGCGAAGAACGGAAGGAGGACCGAACCGGTCACGTACATGTGGTGGGCCCACACCGACGCCGACAGCGCAGCGATCGCGATGGTGGCCCCGACGAGCGTTTTGTAGCCGAAGATCGGCTTGCGGCTGAAGACCGGGAAGATCTCCGAGACGATGCCGAAGAACGGCAGCGCGATGACGTAGACCTCCGGATGCCCGAAGAACCAGAACAGGTGCTGGTAGAGGATCGTGCCACCGGCATCCACGTCATAGATGTGCGTGAGGAAGACGCGGTCCATCAGGAGGCCGAACCAGGCCACGGCAAGCACGGGGAACGCGAACAGCACGAGGATCGAAGTGATGAGAGCGTTCCACGTGAAGATCGGCATGCGCCACATGGTCATACCGGGCGCGCGCATCGTCACGATCGTGGTGATGAAGTTCACGGCACCGAAGATTGTGGAGAAACCGGTCGCGGCAAGGCCCGCGGTCCAGAGATTCCCCCCGACCCCGGGCGAGAACGTTGTCAGCGAGAGGGGCGTGTACGCCGTCCAGCCGAACGCCGCCGCTCCGCTCGGCGTGAGGAACCCGGCGACGGCGACGATCGCACCGAAGGTGAACAGCCAGAAGGCGAACGCGTTCAAGCGGGGGAACGCGACGTCGGCCGTACCGATCTGCAGCGGTACCAGCACATTCGCGAAGCCCGAGAAGAGCGGCGTCGCGAACATGAGCAGCATGATCGTGCCGTGCATCGTGAACAGCTGGTTGTACTGGTCGCGCGAGGCGATGAGCTCCATACCGGGCTCGAAGAGCTGTGCGCGGATAAGCAGCGCCATGACGCCGCCGATGCAGAACCAGATCACGCTCGAGATCAGGTACATGTACCCGATCACCTTGTGGTCGGTGCTCGAGAGCCAGTTGACGAGCGTGTTCCCCT
This sequence is a window from Pseudoclavibacter endophyticus. Protein-coding genes within it:
- the ctaF gene encoding aa3-type cytochrome oxidase subunit IV; the protein is MKSLERILLVIGGFFLIVAIAYSVWTTVDQGQPEWVGVVALTLLFVFSGFIAFYLWFERKPFRVKILPEDRLDADVDEAEFELGQFSPWSWWPILLAATVGFAMFGMAVGIWPAFFVAPLVLWGIIGWSFEYYRGHLKH
- the ctaD gene encoding aa3-type cytochrome oxidase subunit I, encoding MTSTLNRPAKTIPVSEANPVPSRTVARKGNTLVNWLSSTDHKVIGYMYLISSVIWFCIGGVMALLIRAQLFEPGMELIASRDQYNQLFTMHGTIMLLMFATPLFSGFANVLVPLQIGTADVAFPRLNAFAFWLFTFGAIVAVAGFLTPSGAAAFGWTAYTPLSLTTFSPGVGGNLWTAGLAATGFSTIFGAVNFITTIVTMRAPGMTMWRMPIFTWNALITSILVLFAFPVLAVAWFGLLMDRVFLTHIYDVDAGGTILYQHLFWFFGHPEVYVIALPFFGIVSEIFPVFSRKPIFGYKTLVGATIAIAALSASVWAHHMYVTGSVLLPFFALMTMLIAVPTGVKIFNWIGTMWRGSITFETPMLWSLGFLVTFIFGGLTGVILASPVLDFHLSDTYFVVAHFHYVVFGTVVFAMFAGFYFWWPKWTGKMLNERLGKIHFWLLFVGFHMTFLIQHWLGVMGMPRRYSTYQPEDDLTWMNQLSSLGAIVLAISMIPFFLNLLVTAVKAPKVEVDDPWGYGASLEWATSCPPPRHNFTSIPRIRSERPAFDLHHPELQTVMVGRGPLKDAPQVPVTDEHSGEVK